The Ignavibacteria bacterium genome contains the following window.
CAAACAAGCATTCCCTGAAGGTGAAGAACTTACACTTAAAGTGATTGAATTTGATAAAGAAAATAAGAAGATCACTTTAAGCGCAATTGAAGCTTTGAGAGATAAAGAGCAAAAACTTGTTGAAGAATATCTAACCAAGCATAAACTTGAAAAAGTCACGATTGGCGATTTGTTCAAAGAAAAGGAACAACAAAGGACAAAAGCTCAAAAATCAAAGCAAGAAAAAGATAAATCCGAACCGAAAAAATCAGAAGAATAATCTGATAGATTTTAGTATTTGATTTGTCATTGCATTCCTTCTATTTTGGAATGCAATGACATTTTTATTTTTATAAAGAGACTATGAATACCAAAAAGGTTGCATTCCATACACTTGGTTGTAAATTAAATTATGCTGAGACAAGCGTAATAGGGAATTCTTTTTTAAAGAGAGGATTCTCCCTAACAGATTTTGACTCGCCAGCCGATGTTTATGTTATTAACACCTGCACAGTTACCGAAAACGCTGAAAGAGAATGCCGTCAAATTATTCGAAGAGCTTTAAGACATAATCCCAATGGCTTCGTAATTGTAACTGGTTGTTACGCTCAATTGAGACCTGAACAAATTCAAAAGATAGAAGGTGTAGATTTAGTTTTAGGATCAAAAGAGAAATTTGAGATTTTTAATTTTATAGATTCATTCGAAAAGAAAAATCTTGCCTGCGTGTATGTTTCTCCACTTGAAAAACTAAATGACTTCGGTCCAGCCTTTACTCCTCTTCCTGAAGATAGAACGAGAGCTTTTCTTAAAATTCAGGATGGTTGTGATTATAAATGTTCATTTTGTACAATTCCAAAAGCAAGAGGTTTAAGTCGCAGTCAATCTGTAGATGATACAATAAAACAACTAAGAGAGCTCGTTCAGCAAGGCTACAAAGAAATTGTTCTAACTGGTGTGAATGTTGGTGATTATGGTTCAAAGATCGGCACAAGTCTTTATGAACTTTTGAGAAAATTAATTAAAGTTGATGGTGATTTTAGAATTAGAATTAGTTCAATCGAACCAAATCTTTTGAGTGATGAAATAATCGAGCTCGTTGCTCAGGAAGCTAAATTGTGTAAACATTTCCACATACCACTTCAGAGCGGTAGTGATAAAATTCTGAAGAGAATGCAACGAAGGTATTTATCAAAATTATACGCTGATAGAATTGAAAAAGTAAAGACATTAATTCCTTCTGCTGGTATTGGTGTGGATGTAATTGTTGGTTTCCCTGGTGAAGATGAAAATGATTTTCAAACCACTCAGGAATTTATTGCTAATCTGCCGGTTTCTTATCTGCATGTTTTTACTTATTCCGAGAGACCTGGAACACCTGCTGCTGAAATGAAAGATCAAGTACCAAAAGATGAACGAAGAAGAAGAACCAATACATTAAGAATTTTAAGTGCCCGGAAAAAATATCAATTTTATCTCGAGATGCTTGGAACTGAACAGAAAGTTTTATTTGAACATCGAGATGATGATGGAACAATAAAAGGTTTTACTTCAAATTACATTCGTGTTGTATCAGATTCTCCTTATGATCTCACAAATAAATTCGCCGACTTTAGGTTAACTGATTTAAAGAATGAACTTGTTGTCGGTGAAATTCAAAAAATTTATGAGGATTAAATGAAAAAATCTCTCTTATTTGCTCTGATTTTCTTCACATCAAATCTCTTTGCACAATTCAAAAGTCAACTTAGTTTAGAGACAAATTTGAAAATCAATCGGCAGGATATTTTAAGTTTTAATCATAAAGAAAAGAGTAAAACACTTGCATTTTTTCTTTCACTTGCAGTTCCCGGCGCAGGTGAATATTATGTAGAAAGGTTTGATGTTGGAAAATATTTTCTTTTAACTGAGGGAGGACTCTGGTTAACACTCTGGGGCTTTGATTATTACGGAAAATTTCAAAGAGAAAATTACATCAATTTCGCTAAGACAAATGGCGGTGTAAATCCTTCCGGTAAAGATGAAAGATACTGGGCTGTTATTGGTAATTATATGAACATTAACGATTACAATAATGAAAAACTTTTAAATCGAGAATTTAATTCAGTCTATGATGAGGCTTATTATTATTGGAACTGGAATACAAATCAGGAAAGGAAAAGATATCGCAATCTTTGGTTATCCAGTGAAAGTGCTTTTAATAATAAGCAGTTTCCTATTGCTCTAATTGTAATAAACCATATTGTCAGCGCAATTAATGCAGCAATACTTGCAAATCGATTCAATGAAAAATTAGCGAATGGGTCTTTTCAGTTAATCCCCAACCTTGGAGTTGATAAATTTTATAATCCACAAATCTATCTAACATTCCACAGATCTTTTTAGGATTTATGCCAGTCATAAAAGGCACTGTTGAGTATGAAGGTACAAACTATTCAGGCTGGCAGAGGCAAACCAATTCAAATTCTATTCAAGAGGAGATTGAAAGAGCTTTAAGAATAATTCTTAAAGATGAAATTAAAATCGTAGGTTCGGGAAGAACTGATGCAGGAGTTCATGCACTTAATCAAGTTTTTCATTTTAAAATTTCAGAAAAAGTTGATCTAATTAATCTAAAAAA
Protein-coding sequences here:
- the mtaB gene encoding tRNA (N(6)-L-threonylcarbamoyladenosine(37)-C(2))-methylthiotransferase MtaB, translated to MNTKKVAFHTLGCKLNYAETSVIGNSFLKRGFSLTDFDSPADVYVINTCTVTENAERECRQIIRRALRHNPNGFVIVTGCYAQLRPEQIQKIEGVDLVLGSKEKFEIFNFIDSFEKKNLACVYVSPLEKLNDFGPAFTPLPEDRTRAFLKIQDGCDYKCSFCTIPKARGLSRSQSVDDTIKQLRELVQQGYKEIVLTGVNVGDYGSKIGTSLYELLRKLIKVDGDFRIRISSIEPNLLSDEIIELVAQEAKLCKHFHIPLQSGSDKILKRMQRRYLSKLYADRIEKVKTLIPSAGIGVDVIVGFPGEDENDFQTTQEFIANLPVSYLHVFTYSERPGTPAAEMKDQVPKDERRRRTNTLRILSARKKYQFYLEMLGTEQKVLFEHRDDDGTIKGFTSNYIRVVSDSPYDLTNKFADFRLTDLKNELVVGEIQKIYED